One Gemmatimonadota bacterium genomic region harbors:
- the tgt gene encoding tRNA guanosine(34) transglycosylase Tgt: protein MTDFSFRSAHDSGAARHGWFSTPHGVVETPAFMPVGTNATVRGLTMAEVEATGARIVLGNAYHLFLRPGDAVIRALGGLHAFSRWTGPMLTDSGGFQVYSLAKTRSVDERGVRFKSPIDGVVHDYTPERVMEIERNLGADIIMQLDELIESKSTAERSREAMERSLRWLERCRIAFDAMSRDGRSPLGTVATPIGTPDLSTYHSDDERLAPPQALFPIVQGGLSPELRRASVAGILATGDWRGIAIGGLSVGEAKPDMYATIEVCDAVLPRDRPRYLMGVGFPDDLVEGVRRGIDLFDCVVPTRMGRHGTAFTRDGSVQIKRSSHRLDRSPLVEGCTCATCQHHDRAYLRHLFAAEEMLGLRLLSLHNVHFLVNLMAEARQHLRGGTFAPWSEDFLMRYHDGNHARLAATHAQNGRTTPRDRAST from the coding sequence GTGACCGACTTCAGCTTTCGCAGCGCACACGATTCGGGTGCCGCACGACATGGATGGTTCTCCACGCCACACGGCGTCGTGGAGACCCCCGCGTTCATGCCGGTAGGCACCAACGCCACGGTGCGTGGCCTGACCATGGCCGAGGTCGAGGCGACGGGGGCGCGCATCGTCCTGGGGAATGCGTATCACCTGTTCCTCCGCCCCGGCGACGCGGTGATCCGGGCGCTCGGGGGCTTGCACGCTTTCTCTCGTTGGACCGGTCCGATGCTCACGGACTCCGGGGGATTCCAGGTCTACTCGCTGGCCAAGACGCGGAGCGTCGACGAGCGCGGCGTGCGCTTCAAGAGCCCGATCGACGGTGTCGTGCACGACTATACGCCAGAGCGGGTGATGGAGATCGAGCGCAACCTCGGCGCCGACATCATCATGCAGCTCGATGAGCTCATCGAGAGCAAGTCGACCGCGGAGCGTTCGCGGGAAGCCATGGAGCGCAGCCTGCGCTGGCTCGAGCGCTGTCGCATCGCCTTCGACGCCATGTCGCGCGATGGTCGCTCCCCGCTCGGGACGGTCGCCACCCCGATCGGCACCCCGGACCTTTCGACGTATCACTCGGACGACGAACGCCTCGCGCCGCCGCAGGCCCTATTTCCCATTGTACAGGGTGGGTTGTCACCCGAACTGCGGCGGGCCTCGGTCGCCGGGATCCTCGCCACGGGAGACTGGCGTGGTATCGCCATTGGCGGACTGTCGGTCGGCGAAGCCAAGCCGGACATGTATGCCACCATCGAGGTGTGCGATGCCGTGTTGCCGCGCGATCGCCCGCGCTACCTGATGGGGGTTGGCTTTCCCGATGATCTGGTCGAAGGGGTGCGGCGCGGGATCGACCTGTTTGACTGCGTCGTGCCAACCCGCATGGGACGCCATGGGACCGCGTTCACGCGCGACGGTTCGGTACAGATCAAGCGTTCGTCGCACCGCCTCGATCGATCGCCCCTCGTCGAGGGATGCACCTGTGCCACGTGCCAGCATCACGACCGCGCCTACCTGCGCCACTTGTTTGCCGCAGAGGAAATGTTGGGATTACGACTCCTCTCGCTGCACAACGTGCACTTCCTGGTCAACCTGATGGCGGAGGCCCGGCAACACTTGCGCGGTGGGACCTTCGCGCCGTGGAGCGAGGACTTCCTGATGCGATATCACGATGGGAACCACGCGCGCCTGGCGGCGACGCACGCACAGAACGGACGAACGACCCCTCGCGATCGTGCCAGTACCTGA
- a CDS encoding HupE/UreJ family protein has protein sequence MPRSFTVRFFLVLAALGLRVPTARAHEVPQRVNVVLLVRPAGNRLQVVVRAPMGAMRDMEFPLRGAGYLDLPRAEQHFREAAQLWLADYMRVFEDGRELPSGRVVAARASLPSDRSFGDWGEAMALVRGTPLPPETEIPWQQALLDVLLEYPITADSARFAIDPNLAHLGIETSTLLRFQAPGGPERAFTWVGNPGRVDLDPGWWNAASRFVALGFAHIMDGVDHLLFVLCLVIPVRRVRPLVGIVTSFTAAHSVTLIAAAVGIVPDALWFPPLIETLIAASIVFMAFENIVGVRQQQRWMLAFGFGLVHGFGFSFALRESLQFAGSHLLTSLLAFNVGVELGQLLVVLLAVPVLSWLLRRVGERMGTILLSALVAHSAWHWMTERGAGLGEYAWEWPAWDLALAISAMRAAMLALIVVGVAWMMRTLVARLSATSPPADTSVARSAPGSPASSSP, from the coding sequence GTGCCCCGTTCGTTCACCGTTCGCTTCTTCCTCGTACTCGCGGCCCTCGGCCTCCGGGTCCCCACGGCACGGGCCCATGAGGTGCCGCAACGGGTGAACGTCGTCCTCCTCGTCCGCCCCGCCGGGAACCGGCTACAGGTCGTGGTCCGCGCCCCAATGGGCGCGATGCGTGATATGGAGTTCCCGCTCCGCGGCGCGGGGTACCTCGACCTCCCACGCGCCGAACAGCACTTTCGCGAGGCCGCGCAACTCTGGCTGGCCGACTATATGCGCGTGTTCGAGGACGGCCGGGAATTGCCGAGCGGCCGGGTAGTCGCCGCACGGGCGTCGCTGCCCTCCGACCGGAGCTTTGGGGACTGGGGGGAGGCCATGGCGCTCGTGCGTGGCACGCCGCTCCCCCCGGAGACGGAGATCCCGTGGCAGCAGGCGCTGCTCGACGTCCTGCTGGAGTACCCCATCACCGCGGACAGCGCGCGGTTCGCGATCGACCCCAACCTCGCGCACCTTGGCATCGAAACCTCCACCCTGCTGCGGTTCCAGGCCCCGGGCGGACCGGAGCGGGCCTTCACCTGGGTGGGAAACCCGGGGCGCGTCGACCTCGATCCGGGATGGTGGAACGCCGCCTCACGGTTTGTCGCGCTCGGGTTCGCGCACATCATGGATGGGGTTGATCACCTGCTGTTTGTGCTTTGCCTGGTGATCCCCGTGCGCCGAGTCCGCCCGCTGGTCGGGATCGTGACGTCGTTCACCGCCGCTCATTCGGTCACGCTGATCGCCGCCGCCGTCGGGATCGTCCCCGACGCCCTCTGGTTTCCCCCGCTCATCGAGACCCTGATCGCCGCGTCGATTGTCTTCATGGCGTTCGAGAACATCGTCGGCGTGCGCCAACAGCAGCGGTGGATGTTGGCGTTCGGCTTTGGCTTGGTGCACGGGTTCGGCTTTTCCTTTGCCCTGCGTGAATCGCTCCAGTTCGCTGGCTCGCATCTCCTGACATCGTTGCTGGCGTTCAATGTCGGGGTGGAGTTGGGCCAGTTGCTCGTGGTGCTCCTCGCTGTCCCGGTGTTGTCCTGGCTACTTCGGCGCGTGGGCGAACGCATGGGAACCATTCTCCTGTCCGCCCTGGTCGCACACTCTGCCTGGCACTGGATGACCGAGCGTGGCGCTGGCCTCGGCGAGTATGCCTGGGAATGGCCGGCGTGGGACCTGGCCCTGGCGATCAGCGCGATGCGAGCGGCCATGCTCGCACTGATCGTGGTCGGGGTCGCCTGGATGATGCGCACCCTGGTCGCACGACTCTCCGCCACGTCGCCCCCGGCGGACACCAGCGTCGCGCGGTCGGCGCCGGGCAGCCCCGCCTCATCCTCGCCGTGA
- a CDS encoding response regulator produces MTAPKPGVEPWGPSRGATAPGWPSGVRPIIIGVVVLYATVYSLALLLRLGVDTWVFENTAFLPLYALAGVGALVGASQGGLSARQRLGWRLIGIGWIASCLGAWAYLAPAAPSVDVIDDVLYRSYYPLVMLGFLLLVDAEALRDAPARALLELAIIGVAALTLSWYFVWGLTERSAGSASASTFDDIGALGEVAVLVAAGTALIAPGRGDSRRRVEWLGAGALCASVGDLMLVRASLDTSITLRQVGSVLVAVSAALFAIAGMIPRRPPLEEARTPASLLPYASLAVIGLIVVREALLGPSPSRALGGLLIGAVLLTTLVIARVVLAESDARRRAHLLEAATEVRIELERQLRHRQRLDALGLLAGGVAHDFNNVLQAVRSHAELALLNAPTAAQGDLRQIVQATARGAALCRQLLLFGRPLPGERVRFVLSDAITGIFPMLRRVVPSTIEIDVIDQAPTATVLAERAQVEVAILNLVMNARDAIPAEGRVTLELATAMPPEGNGDAGVQLTVRDTGCGMSAETMSRAVEPFFTTKGGQGTGLGLSTAFGTMRALGGDLTMRSSEGVGTAVTLTFPPAPGAPATPPATVSCPAVPRDGVRVLVVDDEPSVRTAMQRGLALLGYDVQVACDGLEALEYLQADPRRVDALLSDVNMPRLSGVTLATRLREEGATLPIILMTGNAASVSEGSGLPEGVLLLSKPFDLEELAGLLDRLLVR; encoded by the coding sequence GTGACTGCGCCGAAGCCCGGGGTCGAGCCCTGGGGACCTTCGCGCGGCGCCACTGCGCCGGGCTGGCCATCGGGTGTACGCCCGATCATCATCGGTGTGGTGGTGCTGTACGCCACGGTCTACAGTCTCGCGCTGCTCCTGCGCCTCGGCGTGGACACGTGGGTGTTCGAGAACACCGCGTTCCTCCCCCTCTACGCGTTGGCGGGGGTCGGCGCGCTCGTGGGGGCGAGCCAGGGAGGGCTCAGCGCGCGACAACGGCTGGGGTGGCGCCTGATCGGGATCGGGTGGATTGCCTCGTGCCTGGGGGCGTGGGCCTACCTTGCGCCGGCAGCGCCCTCGGTCGACGTCATCGACGACGTGCTGTACCGGTCGTACTACCCGTTGGTGATGCTCGGCTTTCTGCTGCTTGTCGATGCGGAGGCGCTGAGGGATGCTCCGGCGCGCGCCCTCCTGGAACTGGCCATCATCGGTGTGGCCGCACTGACCTTGAGCTGGTACTTCGTCTGGGGGCTGACCGAGCGTTCCGCCGGGTCGGCCAGTGCGTCGACCTTTGACGACATCGGTGCCCTTGGCGAGGTCGCCGTGCTCGTGGCTGCGGGCACCGCCCTCATCGCTCCCGGGCGCGGCGATTCGCGCCGCAGGGTGGAGTGGCTCGGGGCCGGCGCGCTCTGCGCTTCCGTGGGGGACCTGATGCTGGTGCGCGCTTCGCTCGACACCAGCATCACGTTGCGTCAGGTGGGGTCTGTGCTCGTGGCCGTGAGTGCAGCCCTTTTTGCGATCGCCGGCATGATCCCACGTCGCCCGCCGCTGGAGGAAGCCCGGACCCCGGCCTCGCTGCTCCCCTACGCCTCGCTTGCAGTTATCGGGCTGATTGTCGTGCGCGAGGCGCTGCTGGGCCCTTCCCCCAGCCGCGCGCTTGGTGGACTCCTCATTGGTGCGGTGCTCCTCACGACGCTGGTGATCGCGCGCGTGGTCCTGGCCGAGAGCGACGCCCGCCGCCGTGCGCACCTCCTCGAAGCGGCCACTGAGGTCCGCATCGAACTGGAACGGCAATTGCGGCACCGGCAGCGGTTGGATGCGCTCGGGCTGCTCGCTGGGGGCGTCGCCCATGACTTCAACAATGTCTTGCAGGCCGTGCGCAGCCATGCAGAGCTGGCGCTGTTGAATGCCCCGACTGCTGCGCAGGGCGACCTCCGGCAGATCGTCCAGGCAACGGCGCGTGGTGCGGCGCTGTGCCGCCAACTGCTCCTCTTTGGACGTCCGCTTCCGGGCGAGCGAGTGCGCTTCGTCCTGTCCGATGCGATCACCGGGATCTTCCCGATGCTTCGTCGAGTGGTCCCCTCCACGATTGAAATCGACGTGATCGACCAGGCGCCCACGGCGACGGTCCTTGCCGAGCGAGCGCAGGTGGAGGTGGCGATTCTCAACCTGGTCATGAACGCCCGCGACGCGATCCCTGCCGAAGGCCGTGTGACGCTCGAGCTGGCCACGGCTATGCCCCCGGAAGGGAATGGTGACGCCGGCGTCCAACTCACGGTCCGAGACACCGGTTGCGGGATGTCCGCCGAAACGATGTCACGAGCTGTGGAGCCGTTCTTTACTACGAAGGGAGGTCAAGGGACCGGGCTTGGGTTGTCGACGGCGTTCGGGACGATGCGCGCGCTCGGCGGCGACCTCACAATGCGCTCGTCAGAGGGGGTGGGGACCGCGGTAACCCTCACGTTCCCCCCGGCACCTGGTGCCCCAGCGACACCCCCAGCCACGGTGAGCTGTCCCGCGGTACCGCGAGATGGTGTTCGGGTCCTCGTGGTCGATGATGAACCATCGGTGCGCACCGCAATGCAGCGCGGTCTTGCCCTGCTTGGATACGACGTTCAGGTGGCGTGTGATGGGCTCGAGGCGCTGGAATATCTTCAGGCCGATCCGAGGCGGGTGGATGCGCTCCTATCGGACGTCAACATGCCCCGCCTCAGCGGGGTCACGCTCGCGACGCGGCTTCGTGAGGAAGGAGCGACACTCCCGATCATCCTGATGACGGGCAACGCCGCGAGCGTATCCGAGGGCAGCGGACTGCCGGAAGGTGTCTTGCTCCTCAGCAAGCCCTTTGACCTTGAAGAGCTCGCCGGGCTCCTGGATCGATTGCTCGTGCGCTGA